From Humisphaera borealis, the proteins below share one genomic window:
- a CDS encoding sugar ABC transporter ATP-binding protein — protein sequence MTLLRLTNIFKHFGGVHALKGVSFELRAGEVHAVVGENGAGKSTLIKVIAGAHQPDEGTIEIAGQTIDRLDPKLSRELGIAVIYQQPALFPDLSVAENIGLRLDRGGPWRILNWRERHRRAAELLARVGADISPSAIVRDLSMPRQQLVEIASALGGGAKVLILDEPTASLSEREVENLFRVVRELRAAGVGMIYISHRLEELPQIADRVTVLRDGSYIGTEAMADVDRAKLIRLMVGREVSAIYPKSKAKLGDVVLETDHLGCTASGVRGINLSVRAGEILGLAGLVGAGRTELARILFGLTPADSGRIVLHSEEQEIRSPVDAVAKGIAYVPEDRRRHGVVLELPVSANTTLAVLKQIAARGLLNFGKERRISEGFVRRLGIKTPSVDVPVGHLSGGNQQKVALARWLATDPALLILDEPTQGVDVGAKSEIHRLMGDLAARGLAIIMISSELPEILGMSDRIAVMHAGEIVGLLSREEATQEKIMELALGSSTANA from the coding sequence ATGACGCTCCTGCGCCTGACCAACATCTTCAAGCACTTCGGCGGCGTTCATGCGCTCAAGGGTGTCTCGTTCGAACTGCGGGCCGGCGAAGTCCACGCCGTGGTCGGCGAGAACGGCGCCGGCAAATCAACTCTGATCAAGGTCATTGCCGGTGCCCACCAGCCCGATGAGGGCACAATCGAGATCGCCGGCCAGACGATCGACAGGCTCGATCCGAAGCTCAGCCGGGAACTCGGCATCGCGGTCATCTATCAGCAGCCGGCGCTGTTTCCGGACTTGTCCGTCGCCGAGAACATCGGCCTGCGGCTGGATCGTGGCGGACCGTGGCGTATTCTGAACTGGCGGGAGCGCCATCGCCGGGCGGCCGAACTGCTTGCCCGCGTGGGTGCAGACATTTCCCCCTCGGCGATTGTCCGCGACCTTTCCATGCCCCGGCAGCAACTGGTCGAGATCGCCAGCGCGCTGGGCGGCGGCGCGAAGGTGCTGATTCTTGATGAGCCGACCGCATCACTGTCCGAGCGCGAGGTGGAGAACCTTTTCCGGGTCGTGCGTGAACTTCGCGCCGCCGGCGTCGGGATGATCTACATCTCCCATCGGCTCGAGGAACTCCCGCAGATCGCCGACCGCGTCACCGTCCTTCGTGACGGAAGCTACATCGGCACCGAAGCGATGGCGGACGTCGATCGCGCCAAGCTCATCCGCCTGATGGTCGGCCGCGAGGTGTCGGCGATCTACCCGAAGTCAAAGGCGAAACTCGGCGACGTCGTGCTGGAAACCGACCACCTCGGTTGCACAGCCAGCGGCGTTCGCGGAATCAACCTGAGCGTCCGGGCCGGCGAGATTCTGGGCCTGGCAGGGCTGGTCGGTGCCGGGCGAACCGAACTGGCCCGCATCCTCTTCGGACTGACCCCCGCCGACAGCGGCCGCATCGTGCTGCACAGCGAGGAGCAGGAGATTCGCTCGCCCGTCGATGCCGTCGCCAAGGGCATCGCGTACGTGCCCGAAGACCGCCGGCGTCACGGCGTCGTACTCGAACTGCCCGTTTCGGCGAACACCACGCTCGCGGTCCTCAAGCAGATCGCGGCCCGCGGACTGCTCAACTTCGGCAAAGAGCGCAGGATCAGCGAAGGCTTCGTCCGCCGGCTGGGCATCAAGACGCCATCGGTCGATGTGCCGGTCGGGCATCTGTCCGGCGGCAACCAGCAGAAGGTCGCGCTGGCCCGCTGGCTTGCGACCGATCCGGCCCTGCTGATCCTCGACGAACCGACGCAAGGCGTGGACGTCGGGGCAAAGTCCGAGATCCACCGGCTAATGGGCGACCTTGCGGCCCGCGGGCTGGCAATCATCATGATCTCGTCGGAA
- a CDS encoding ABC transporter ATP-binding protein, whose translation MDATPPALMPGQPGVAVSAPPAISTQNLTKRYGALCALDSLNLELAAGDVFGFIGPNGAGKSTTMKILAGLLEPSSGSAMVMGKAVAGNGDFVRRQVGYMPDFIGVYEDLKVSEYLEFFASAYAIPRKQRKSTVEQVLELTDLKYKRDALVDSLSRGMTQRLSLARVLIHDPPVLLLDEPASGLDPRARIEIRELLKELQRLGKTILISSHILSELGEFCNKLGIIERGKMIVQGTVEELMDRARAHPIISVTIMGDAERAIGVLKSDGRVDRAELAAPVPGSMPAPGTTTLSVVLHDPDQHHGFLAERLVAGGISIDSIHPEKLKLEDVFLRLTKGMVQ comes from the coding sequence ATGGACGCAACGCCGCCCGCATTGATGCCGGGGCAGCCCGGCGTCGCCGTCTCTGCGCCGCCGGCAATCAGTACGCAGAATCTCACGAAGCGGTATGGTGCTTTGTGCGCTCTGGACTCGCTCAATCTCGAACTCGCCGCGGGAGATGTCTTCGGGTTCATCGGGCCCAACGGCGCGGGCAAATCGACCACCATGAAAATCCTCGCCGGGCTGCTCGAGCCCTCCAGCGGCAGTGCGATGGTCATGGGCAAGGCCGTCGCCGGCAATGGCGACTTTGTCCGACGTCAGGTGGGCTACATGCCAGATTTCATCGGCGTCTACGAAGACCTTAAAGTCAGCGAATACCTCGAGTTCTTCGCCAGCGCCTACGCCATTCCACGCAAGCAGCGCAAGAGTACGGTCGAGCAGGTGCTTGAGCTGACGGACCTCAAGTACAAGCGCGATGCGCTGGTCGATTCCCTCAGCCGCGGCATGACGCAGCGGCTCAGCCTCGCCCGCGTGCTGATTCACGATCCGCCGGTACTGCTGCTGGACGAGCCGGCCAGCGGCCTGGACCCCCGCGCCCGCATCGAAATTCGCGAACTGCTCAAGGAACTGCAGCGGCTCGGCAAGACGATTCTCATCAGCTCGCACATCCTGTCGGAGCTGGGCGAGTTCTGTAACAAGCTGGGGATCATCGAACGCGGCAAGATGATCGTGCAGGGTACGGTTGAAGAACTGATGGACCGCGCGCGGGCACACCCGATTATCAGCGTGACGATCATGGGCGACGCCGAGCGGGCGATCGGCGTACTGAAATCCGACGGCCGGGTCGATCGCGCCGAACTCGCCGCCCCGGTCCCCGGCAGCATGCCCGCGCCCGGCACGACCACGCTGTCGGTCGTCCTGCACGATCCCGACCAGCACCACGGCTTCCTCGCTGAACGACTCGTCGCCGGCGGCATTTCCATCGACAGCATTCACCCGGAGAAGCTGAAGCTGGAGGATGTCTTCCTGAGGCTGACCAAGGGCATGGTGCAGTAG